Below is a window of Betaproteobacteria bacterium DNA.
AGCGGATCCCGCGCTGTACCGCGAGGTTTATTCTGCCGACATCTCTTCCAAGAATCCGCTGTGGAAAGGAATCGAGCAGGTGACGGGCGATTTGTACCCGTGGGACGAGCGCTCGACGTATATAAAGGAGCCGCCCTTTCTCGACGAGTCGCTGCGCCATTCAGCGTTTGCCGATATCTTGGGCGCCCGAGCGCTGGCGGTGCTTGGGAATTCCGTCACGACGGACCATATCAGTCCGATCGGCAGCATCCAACCGAGCTTACCGGCCGGGGTCTATCTACGAAACCTCGGCGTGGAGGCAGAGGACTTCAACAACTATGGCGCGCGGCGCATGAATCACGAAGTCATGATTCGAGGCACGTTCGCGAACGTGAGGTTGAGAAATCTGATGCTGCCGGGCGTGGAGGGAAGCGTGACGGTGCATCAGCCGAGCGGCGACCGCCTGCCAATCTACGACGCGGCGATGCGTTATGCAACGCAGCGCGTGCCCATGGTCGTAGTGGCAGGGGAGGAGTACGGCACTGGCAGTGCGCGCGACTGGGCGGCGAAAGGCACCCGGCTCCTCGGTGTGCGCGCGGTATTGGCCTCCAGCTTCGAGCGCATACACCGAAGCAACCTCGTCGGCATGAACGTATTGCCCTGTCAGTTCCTGCGGGGCACGACGGCAGCGACGTTACGCATCGACGGCACGGAAACGTTCGATATCACCGGGCTGCACGATAGCGTAACGCCGTGTGGGAAGGTAACGCTCGTCGTGCGGCGCAATGATGGAGTCGAGGAAATTCCTGTGACGCTTCGTCTCGACACGCCCGCAGAGATCGAATATGTGCGTCACGGTGGCATCATGACTTACGTGCTTACTCAAGTCACACGCCCGTCCTAAGCGTCATGCAAGGTGAACGCGTACGCGACTGCGCGCGGCAGACATAGGCGTTGATCGCATTGATCATCCGATCGAGCCTGCCGGCTAGGGGGAATGCGGCTCGCGCGTTCCTCGACAGCTATGATCGTCGGCCAGACACTACGCTGAAAAAAGGCCGATTCGTTGCTTTTGGGAACGCAACGTCATGCGGCGACATACTTCCACCATTGCCCGCCATCCACGATGAGCTCTTCTTTCCCGATGCCGGAGCCGCCGGCTGCGATTAGGGCTGTCCGACCCTTCAAACTGCCCCTGGCGAACATCAATGCTTCCTCGCTCGTGGTCCTCACTGCGTGGTGCGACGTGCTGCATCCATTGTCGGGGAATCATTCTTCGAACCCGGAGGCGTGCTGTAGATCAATGCATCGACCACGCTCAGACCCTGCCCAAGGGGCTTTACGATCACTGGATTGATCTCGAATTCCTGTACGTCGGGCGTGGCGAGGAACATATCGCCGAATCGGACCGCCGCTTCCGCCAACGCCGGTACGTCAGCAGCCGGCTTACCCCTGAAACCCTGCAACAAGGTCCACAATCGCAGTTTGCGCAGTTTTGCCAGCACTTGCTCAACCGACGCGGGAAGCGCGAGATAGGCGACGTCCCGGTACAACTCGATCGCCGTGCCGCCCGTGCCGATCGAGAGGACCGGGCCAAAGTCGGTCTGGCGCAGGCAC
It encodes the following:
- the acnA gene encoding aconitate hydratase AcnA, with the translated sequence MPAQQAGIRNESRLASRLRGGDELLTYCKCRFAEVLARPVADGGYGKRAPQPRSGNTVADGDVVIAAITSCTNTSNPGVMVSAGLVAKKAVERGLSAKRWVKTSLTPGSTVVSKYLEAAGLQPYLDRLGFTVAGYCCATCVGASGPIDAELENRIGRDEVVACAVLSGNRNFEARIHPAVRAAFLASPPLVVAYAIAGRVDINFEREPLAINDDGEPVYLRDVWPTPEELSRSFEFAADPALYREVYSADISSKNPLWKGIEQVTGDLYPWDERSTYIKEPPFLDESLRHSAFADILGARALAVLGNSVTTDHISPIGSIQPSLPAGVYLRNLGVEAEDFNNYGARRMNHEVMIRGTFANVRLRNLMLPGVEGSVTVHQPSGDRLPIYDAAMRYATQRVPMVVVAGEEYGTGSARDWAAKGTRLLGVRAVLASSFERIHRSNLVGMNVLPCQFLRGTTAATLRIDGTETFDITGLHDSVTPCGKVTLVVRRNDGVEEIPVTLRLDTPAEIEYVRHGGIMTYVLTQVTRPS